The proteins below are encoded in one region of Helianthus annuus cultivar XRQ/B chromosome 2, HanXRQr2.0-SUNRISE, whole genome shotgun sequence:
- the LOC110906780 gene encoding uncharacterized protein LOC110906780, which yields MSTRARRVKWHTSPLPPTPKIINLPTTHSSRSRKTRSHNNKQKQQQSEVVDTYNYKGKLESLFGVDTEFSGSTTRRERVEAEEVMEEDEGGERLAAERWRFQAEVLRAECNFLRMERKSALKKVEKNRMRIERTLKSALKSVASGRKKLCEGKNMEVVLEEEMKELTKKLEELQSSYNVEEVNGDCSVLTCKSQNKSTDVSIGTQKSKGILDQMEKDYRSIINNSVASSASTSNRIDFSDHLSFSNRFSNQAKDPLVLQEAGNKCSGRCKLLVKRMSEQVRADTEQWSQMQEMLGQLRQEMEELQTSKDFWETQALVSNKEIQSLMTEVEEWRDKAVACETKADALQNEVTLVKGELEKLKKDQVKGIDSSPKKVILSLSKQIERETKNGLSCRMKGQCDDVSCKKDSQPLSLGKQLAREKRILISQLKENPSNNNEILSDGSRKGCHLVRSPFKDVGNSASSSMGMLRQNSNAIFPLH from the exons ATGTCAACAAGAGCTAGACGAGTCAAATGGCACACTTCACCCCTACCCCCTACCCCAAAAATCATAAACTTACCTACAACCCATAGTTCTCGCAGTAGAAAAACAAGAAGccataataataaacaaaaacaaCAACAGTCTGAGGTGGTGGATACTTATAACTATAAGGGAAAGTTGGAGAGTTTGTTTGGAGTGGATACAGAGTTTTCGGGTTCGACGACGAGGAGAGAGCGTGTGGAAGCGGAGGAGGTGATGGAGGAGGATGAAGGTGGTGAGCGGTTGGCTGCGGAGAGATGGAGGTTTCAGGCGGAGGTGTTGCGGGCCGAGTGTAACTTCTTGAGGATGGAAAGGAAGTCCGCGTTGAAGAAGGTGGAGAAGAATCGAATGCGAATCGAACGTACTCTTAAATCTGCTTTGAAAAGTGTTGCTTCT GGAAGAAAGAAGCTTTGTGAAGGGAAGAACATGGAAGTGGTGTTGGAGGAAGAAATGAAAGAGTTAACAAAGAAACTAGAGGAGTTGCAAAGTAGCTATAATGTTGAAGAAGTCAATGGAGACTGCTCAGTTTTGACTTGTAAAAGTCAAAATAAGTCAACTGATGTGAGCATCGGGACACAAAAGTCAAAGGGAATTCTAGATCAGATGGAGAAAGATTATAGATCAATCATCAACAATTCGGTTGCTAGTTCTGCTTCTACTTCGAATCGAATCGATTTTAGTGACCATTTGTCTTTCTCCAATAGATTCTCTAATCAAGCAAAG GACCCATTAGTGTTACAAGAAGCCGGAAACAAATGCTCGGGCCGGTGCAAGTTGTTAGTGAAGCGGATGTCGGAGCAAGTGAGAGCAGACACCGAACAATGGTCGCAAATGCAGGAGATGCTTGGGCAGTTGAGACAAGAAATGGAAGAGCTTCAAACTTCCAAAGACTTTTGGGAGACTCAAGCTCTCGTCTCCAATAAAGAAATTCAATCCCTCATGACTGAA GTTGAGGAATGGAGAGACAAGGCTGTCGCGTGTGAAACTAAGGCTGACGCGCTTCAAAACGAGGTTACTTTGGTGAAGGGTGAGCTTGAAAAGTTGAAGAAAGATCAAGTGAAAGGAATCGACTCATCACCCAAAAAGGTTATTCTTTCGTTAAGTAAACAAATCGAACGGGAGACAAAGAACGGGTTGAGTTGTCGAATGAAGGGACAATGTGATGATGTAAGTTGTAAGAAAGACTCGCAACCATTGTCACTCGGGAAACAACTTGCAAGGGAGAAACGGATATTGATTTCGCAGTTGAAGGAAAACCCGTCGAACAATAATGAAATCTTAAGTGATGGGAGCCGAAAAGGGTGTCATTTGGTGAGATCTCCATTTAAAGATGTTGGGAATTCGGCATCATCATCAATGGGTATGTTAAGGCAGAATAGCAATGCAATTTTCCCTTTGCATTGA